A region from the Colwellia sp. PAMC 21821 genome encodes:
- a CDS encoding NUDIX domain-containing protein yields MKKYVTGFLFSQDASHVVLIEKINPLWQRGLFNGIGGKIEANERSVDAMVREFIEETGVITDTVDWTCYAKVYRPNSYDVDMYFAFSDLAFNARTAEQEQVHIIKLSELPENIIPNLHWLIPLALDKQADFTTPVLLKEMNEERIKA; encoded by the coding sequence GTGAAAAAGTATGTTACCGGCTTTTTATTTTCACAAGACGCTAGCCATGTGGTGCTAATTGAAAAAATTAATCCGCTATGGCAGCGTGGATTATTTAATGGTATTGGCGGTAAAATTGAAGCTAATGAGCGTTCAGTCGATGCCATGGTTAGAGAGTTTATTGAAGAGACAGGCGTGATAACAGATACCGTAGATTGGACCTGCTATGCGAAAGTATATCGACCCAACTCATATGATGTAGACATGTATTTTGCATTTTCCGATCTCGCTTTTAATGCTAGAACGGCTGAGCAAGAACAAGTACATATTATTAAGCTGAGTGAGTTGCCAGAAAATATTATTCCGAACTTACATTGGCTAATACCTTTAGCTTTAGACAAACAAGCTGATTTCACCACGCCGGTGTTATTAAAAGAAATGAATGAAGAGCGCATTAAAGCGTGA
- a CDS encoding PepSY domain-containing protein, translating into MKKTAIKSRKLHKLIGLTLVLPMVGWTLTGLVFFIKPGYQGAYEQLSVKKYPLGQSLTITPQENWQEIKLVQTVLGQHLLVKANNKSEHLDPVSMLVKPEPTTLEFTTLLNDAFASNKVRYGEIVSTNGLSAHTSTGVDVALNWKSLRLSQTGQDTQLINLLYQIHYLQWTPFKALNQVLGIVGLVLLISLTFLGVRIYIKPRS; encoded by the coding sequence ATGAAGAAAACAGCGATAAAAAGTAGAAAACTGCACAAACTCATTGGCCTTACTTTAGTGCTACCTATGGTGGGGTGGACACTGACCGGTTTAGTTTTTTTTATTAAACCCGGATATCAAGGTGCCTATGAACAATTATCAGTAAAAAAATATCCTCTGGGTCAATCGCTGACAATAACACCTCAGGAAAACTGGCAAGAAATTAAGCTAGTTCAAACAGTGTTAGGTCAGCACCTTTTAGTGAAAGCTAATAATAAAAGTGAGCATTTAGATCCGGTGTCAATGCTTGTTAAGCCCGAACCAACCACATTAGAGTTTACAACACTGCTAAACGATGCCTTTGCTAGTAATAAAGTGCGCTATGGCGAAATAGTAAGTACCAATGGCTTGTCAGCACACACAAGTACAGGCGTCGATGTAGCACTTAATTGGAAAAGCCTTCGATTAAGCCAAACAGGGCAAGATACTCAGTTAATTAATTTACTTTATCAAATACACTATTTGCAATGGACTCCCTTCAAAGCGCTAAACCAAGTGTTAGGGATAGTCGGATTAGTGTTACTGATTTCATTAACGTTTTTAGGTGTTAGGATCTATATTAAGCCGCGCTCTTAA